In Juglans regia cultivar Chandler chromosome 13, Walnut 2.0, whole genome shotgun sequence, the following proteins share a genomic window:
- the LOC118344242 gene encoding uncharacterized protein LOC118344242 gives MHYQGNQPGPSSRGGGRLRGLRGGRRYIPYSGRHIRPRGAKLSSYHSTEECNQSSSDDSTQPPSPPPCVVPTHAPEPIQEPQPNTAGEPAPTGEQSAADVPMETEGTQEQRRRTRGPSRCIFFDKLRKNGKVQLKINDGETAPCCEHAAMFTTRVSWIVKQYCDMSYKRWSDVPPAIKEELIDRVRSDFVLDWDRENHRLTVTKALRKRFNSFHHDLHKIYESYGSHAEALANGTSLVDPIVWVKLCEKWGSDAFKKISAQNRENRKKQAINHTSGRKSFVRLLEQKRNENGNLVDFYKETRWSKKKNAFVTDATENTYKEMQCRLDGLGPEQHSDEAAATVFREVLGHRPGYARGLGEMDAEAYKSQLDEMRTEMRELREHQLQNDKVMQSFFRAFPSFTESVRQTQCNDSPGP, from the exons ATGCATTATCAAG GTAATCAGCCGGGACCCAGTTCAAGAGGTGGAGGAAGACTTCGAGGTCTTCGAGGTGGAAGGCGTTATATCCCATACTCAGGTCGGCACATCCGACCACGCGGTGCGaaattatcttcatatcatagCACGGAGGAGTGTAATCAATCCTCCTCGGATGACTCAACACAGCCTCCAAGTCCCCCACCATGCGTTGTGCCAACTCACGCGCCAGAACCTATTCAAGAACCACAACCGAATACTGCTGGGGAGCCTGCACCTACTGGAGAACAGTCTG CTGCAGATGTCCCAATGGAGACCGAAGGAACGCAAGAACAGAGGAGACGAACTCGTGGGCCATCTAGATGCATTTTCTTTGACAAGCTAAGGAAGAACGGGAAAGTGCAGTTGAAGATAAACGATGGTGAGACAGCCCCATGTTGTGAACACGCTGCTATGTTCACAACACGAGTATCGTGGATTGTGAAACAATATTGTGACATGAGTTACAAGCGTTGGTCGGATGTCCCACCAGCGATTAAAGAGGAGCTCATTGACCGTGTTCGG AGTGACTTTGTGTTGGACTGGGATCGCGAAAACCACCGATTGACGGTGACAAAGGCCTTACGTAAGCGCTTCAACTCCTTCCACCATGACTTGCACAAGATTTATGAATCCTATGGAAGCCACGCAGAAGCGTTGGCTAATGGAACTAGTCTGGTGGACCCCATTGTATGGGTGAAGTTGTGTGAAAAGTGGGGCAGCGATGCCTTTAAG AAAATTTCAGCTCAAAATCGGGAGAACCGAAAGAAGCAGGCCATTAATCACACGTCAGGACGTAAATCATTCGTCCGATTACTTGAGCAAAAG CGCAATGAGAATGGGAATTTGGTCGACTTCTACAAAGAGACGCGTTGGtcgaagaaaaagaatgcatttGTCACAGATGCTACAGAAAATACTTAT AAGGAGATGCAATGTAGGTTGGATGGCCTAGGACCAGAGCAACATAGTGATGAGGCAGCAGCGACTGTCTTTAGGGAGGTTCTTGGCCATCGACCTGGATATGCACGGGGACTTGGGGAAATG gatgctgaagCTTACAAGAGTCAGCTGGATGAAATGAGGACAGAGATGCGGGAGCTGAGGGAGCATCAGCTACAAAATGACAAAGTGATGCAAtctttctttagggctttcccgTCGTTCACTGAGTCAGTTCGACAGACTCAGTGCAACGATTCCCCCGGCCCATAA